A stretch of DNA from Vicinamibacteria bacterium:
GCAGCGCGTACTTGAGCTCTTGCAGGATCGAAGTCACGCCTTCGCCCCCTTTCGGTCGTCAGACACGCTTTCTTAGACGCCGCTCGCGGGTAAGCGGTTTACATTTAGCGAACTATGAGTTCCCCTAGCTGGGGTGAGGAGTACCCTAGCGGAGGGGATTTGCAGTCCTCGGGTGGGGCGTCTCCTCGCGCGCATCATTGGGTGATTGTAAAGTGAACATGAGCGCAACGCTCGAGGGTGCCACCGCACCGGCCACCCATCGTCGTGAGGCTAGTGAAACAGAACGATGCGCGGAAGTGTTTCGGCCGTCACAATCCTTTTTCCGGTCCCCGGCGATCGGTCGGAGACGAGGGCGGCGCCGAGGACAATTGAGACCGCTTTTTTGCGGCCTTGCGTCGCCGCGGCTGCGTCGGTGATGCCCCCGCCCGCCTCGAGTGTGGGACGCTGATATCGACTAGCGTCTGGGCCACGCTGGTGAAGCTGACTTCGGTCTTTCTCGTTTTGGTTTTTGCTTCGTTCGCCGCTTCGAGGGCGATATCGTTCAGGGACAGGATGCCTTTCAGAAGGCCCTCCTCGTCCGTGACCGGCAGCCTCCTAACCTGGTGCTCTCTCATCACTTTCTCGGCGCCGGAGATATCATCGTCGGGCCGGCACGTCCAGAGCTGCTGGCTCATTACCCCCGCCACGGAAATCTCGTAGAGAGGCTTCCCCTGGAGATAAGAGGCGATACACAGATCGCGATCGGTGATCATCCCGACGACTTGCAAGCGGTCGTCGACCACGGGAACGGCGCCGCAGTCTCTTTCCCACATGATCTTGGCGGCGATGGCACCCGGATCGCCCGGATGGCACACCCCGACATCGGACTTCATCAGCTTCTCCACTTTCATGAATCCCAGCCTTTCTTTTTGGCGAAAAAAAATCCCCGGATCTCGGGTCCGGAGGTCAAGCAACTTCGGTCATGGTTGTCGCGATCCGCCTTCGGCGGTTGTGGTTTCGTACCGTTCGTGAAGAAATGCAACGAGATCGATCAGCTGCTGAGCGGTGATGACCTCGTTATAGTTGGCCATCCTCGACTCTCCCCCGCTCGTGATCCTCTCCTCCTCACCTCCGGGGTACAGGTCGTGCGGGGGGTTCACGATTGAAGTCACGAGCTCTCCGTCGGTCGGTTCTCGCATTGCCAGTCCACCGAGCTTCACGTCGACCACCGGAGTGGCCGTGGGCCGGGGCAGTTCCCTTTCGAGTCCAGCGACCTCATGGCACGTGTAACACTTGAGCTCGACGAAAGCCGCTCGACCCTGCTCGGCATCGCCCGCGGGCAAAGCGAACCCGCGCGCTGA
This window harbors:
- a CDS encoding CBS domain-containing protein, yielding MKVEKLMKSDVGVCHPGDPGAIAAKIMWERDCGAVPVVDDRLQVVGMITDRDLCIASYLQGKPLYEISVAGVMSQQLWTCRPDDDISGAEKVMREHQVRRLPVTDEEGLLKGILSLNDIALEAANEAKTKTRKTEVSFTSVAQTLVDISVPHSRRAGASPTQPRRRKAAKKRSQLSSAPPSSPTDRRGPEKGL
- a CDS encoding c-type cytochrome, producing the protein MRYQIFEIAIAACLFLGCQETGGPSARGFALPAGDAEQGRAAFVELKCYTCHEVAGLERELPRPTATPVVDVKLGGLAMREPTDGELVTSIVNPPHDLYPGGEEERITSGGESRMANYNEVITAQQLIDLVAFLHERYETTTAEGGSRQP